The following coding sequences lie in one Arachis ipaensis cultivar K30076 chromosome B05, Araip1.1, whole genome shotgun sequence genomic window:
- the LOC107644155 gene encoding pentatricopeptide repeat-containing protein At1g62910-like, with protein sequence MLSSSTSTITFIFRYSFLQIPNFVAFPSSSSSFSSLHSHSVPPSTRQVDEAVDSFTRMLSMRRPPSIIQFTKILGSLAKTNHFSTAISLFQQLQARGIAPDLFTLSIVINCCCGMGRMTLAFSVLAKIFRMDYHPDKVTLNTLVKGLCLCGSVEKAVCFHDRVLAHGFHFDQVTYGTLINGLCKTGHTSAAIKVLRNIPRYGIAPNVLMYNAIIDSLCKDTLVSQAFHLYSEMLAKGISPSVITYSSLIFGLCLEGQYKEAIDLLSDMMLRNITPNVRTYSILIDGLCKEGKIKDAKSVLAVMAKHGVKPDVVTYTSLMDGYCLVNEVNKAKYIFNTMAQSRVSLDVQSYSIMINGFCKSKMVDEALNLFEEMHRKNLVPDTVTYSTLIDGLSKSKRISRALELLIEMHHRGQPANVVTYNSLLDGMFKNQQPNEAFMLFNQMKECAIDPNIFTYNILIDGLCKSGRLIDAKEIFQDLSVKGYRPNVRTYNIMINGLCKEGLFEEALALLSKMEGNGCLPDAVTFETIISALFEKDENDMAEKLLREMVARGLLN encoded by the coding sequence ATGTTGTCATCCTCAACCTCAACGATCACTTTCATTTTTAGGTATTCTTTTCTCCAAATCCCTAATTTTGTTGCCTTcccttcctcttcatcttcattCTCATCCCTTCACTCTCATTCTGTGCCCCCATCCACTCGCCAAGTTGATGAAGCTGTTGATTCCTTCACTCGCATGCTCTCTATGCGTCGCCCTCCATCCATCATCCAATTCACCAAGATTTTGGGATCTCTTGCCAAGACCAACCATTTCTCCACCGCCATTTCCCTTTTTCAGCAATTGCAAGCCAGGGGAATCGCTCCCGACTTATTTACTTTGAGCATCGTAATTAATTGTTGTTGCGGCATGGGTCGTATGACACTTGCTTTCTCTGTATTGGCCAAGATTTTCAGAATGGATTATCACCCTGATAAGGTAACATTGAATACACTCGTTAAAGGTCTCTGTCTCTGTGGTAGTGTTGAAAAAGCAGTGTGCTTTCATGACAGAGTGCTGGCTCATGGATTTCACTTCGACCAAGTCACTTATGGGACCTTGATCAATGGCCTCTGTAAGACCGGACACACATCAGCTGCTATTAAAGTGTTGAGAAACATCCCACGGTATGGCATTGCTCCTAATGTCTTAATGTACAACGCAATTATTGATAGCCTCTGCAAGGATACACTTGTAAGTCAGGCTTTTCATTTATACTCTGAGATGCTTGCTAAGGGAATTTCTCCTAGTGTTATCACATACAGTTCTCTCATTTTTGGATTGTGTCTTGAGGGTCAATATAAGGAAGCCATTGATTTGTTAAGTGATATGATGCTTAGAAATATTACTCCAAATGTTCGTACCTATAGTATTTTGATCGATGGGCTATGCAAGGAAGGAAAGATCAAAGATGCTAAGAGTGTATTGGCTGTAATGGCAAAACATGGTGTGAAACCAGATGTAGTTACTTATACCAGCTTAATGGATGGATATTGTTTGGTTAATGAGGTAAATAAGGCAAAATATATATTCAACACAATGGCCCAAAGTAGAGTTTCACTCGATGTTCAAAGTTACAGTATCATGATTAATGGCTTCTGCAAAAGTAAAATGGTCGATGAAGCCTTGAATCTCTTTGAAGAAATGCATCGCAAGAACTTGGTTCCAGACACGGTAACTTACAGCACTCTTATTGATGGCttgagcaaatcaaagagaatctCCCGTGCTTTGGAGCTTCTTATCGAGATGCATCATAGAGGTCAACCCGCTAATGTAGTCACTTACAATTCGTTGTTGGATGGGATGTTCAAAAACCAACAACCTAACGAGGCATTTATGTTATTCAATCAAATGAAAGAGTGTGCCATTGATCCAAATATATTCACTTACAATATACTTATAGATGGcctatgcaaaagtggaagacttATAGATGCAAAAGAGATTTTTCAAGATCTTTCCGTTAAAGGCTATCGTCCAAATGTGAGGACATACAATATTATGATCAATGGGCTTTGCAAAGAGGGCTTGTTTGAAGAAGCATTGGCACTCTTGTCAAAAATGGAAGGCAATGGTTGCTTACCAGATGCTGTAACTTTTGAAACTATTATTAGTGCTttgtttgaaaaagatgagaatgaCATGGCGGAGAAACTTCTTCGGGAAATGGTTGCTAGAGGCTTATTGAATTGA